The following proteins are co-located in the Dietzia timorensis genome:
- the istA gene encoding IS21 family transposase, whose amino-acid sequence MTDYRLVMSLLLQDRSYRDIEAIAGCSHRTVAKAKKVCHEHGLTATSQVEALSVEEIDVLFADGRKTPSKEFVAFDVAAAVKKRTGKKKLPLRVLWANYLDTDGTPGQRHYSYQRFCQIIGEYVEVNELTMRITHVPGHTMQVDWAGTKMAIFDPVTGTKTTVSVFVASLPYSGMVFACGCLDEKMPNWLDAHLQAFEYFGGAAQVIVPDNASTASNQIARGDRAREVNREYRDFLEYHQTAAVPTRPVRPTDKGNVEAGVKVVTNWVIGRLADRRFASLDDANEAIAAEVEAINDRTPFRGQKTSRRELFTEHEQSELFDLPEARWQPVIWKKSKVNRDYHVEIATVKYSVPYTFAGQHVDVKITGPTLTVMAGGEVIASHAVSGRRHAFVTDPDHVPAQHLQSSDLWSRAYFVRQAHKIGPHTVAAISEVLDRQRIEAQGYRSCQNILALARGDNKMLLERACGQLVSETSRRAISYTAVKQQLAALRAQAAARPTTTTAATTPATATPVAVPPDRRDTTGAHLAGPEQFSLAVLTGGPSSGTAGREELQ is encoded by the coding sequence GTGACTGATTACCGATTGGTGATGTCGCTACTGCTGCAGGACAGGTCCTACCGGGACATCGAGGCGATCGCGGGTTGCTCGCATCGCACGGTCGCGAAGGCGAAGAAGGTCTGCCACGAGCACGGGTTGACCGCCACGAGCCAGGTCGAGGCGCTCAGCGTCGAGGAGATCGACGTCTTGTTCGCCGATGGGCGCAAGACGCCGTCGAAGGAGTTCGTCGCCTTCGACGTGGCGGCTGCCGTGAAGAAGCGCACGGGCAAGAAGAAGCTGCCGCTGCGGGTGCTGTGGGCCAACTACCTCGACACTGACGGCACGCCGGGGCAGCGGCACTACAGCTACCAGCGGTTCTGCCAGATCATCGGCGAGTACGTCGAGGTCAACGAGCTGACGATGCGGATCACGCACGTGCCCGGGCACACGATGCAAGTCGACTGGGCGGGCACGAAGATGGCCATCTTCGATCCCGTCACCGGCACCAAGACCACAGTGTCGGTGTTCGTGGCATCGCTGCCGTACTCGGGGATGGTCTTCGCCTGCGGCTGCCTGGACGAGAAGATGCCGAACTGGCTCGACGCGCACTTGCAGGCGTTCGAGTACTTCGGCGGCGCGGCGCAGGTGATCGTCCCCGACAACGCCTCCACGGCGTCGAACCAGATCGCCCGCGGTGACCGGGCCCGCGAGGTCAACCGTGAGTACCGGGACTTCCTCGAGTACCACCAGACCGCTGCCGTGCCCACTCGGCCGGTGCGCCCGACAGACAAGGGCAACGTCGAGGCCGGGGTGAAGGTGGTGACCAACTGGGTGATCGGACGGCTGGCCGATCGGCGCTTCGCCAGCCTGGACGATGCGAACGAGGCGATCGCCGCCGAGGTCGAGGCGATCAACGACCGGACCCCGTTCCGCGGCCAGAAGACCAGCCGCCGGGAGCTGTTCACCGAGCACGAGCAGTCGGAACTGTTCGACCTTCCCGAGGCCCGCTGGCAGCCAGTCATCTGGAAGAAGTCCAAGGTCAACAGGGATTACCACGTGGAGATCGCCACGGTGAAGTACTCGGTGCCCTACACCTTCGCTGGCCAGCACGTCGATGTGAAGATCACCGGCCCCACACTCACTGTCATGGCTGGCGGGGAGGTCATCGCCTCCCACGCCGTCTCCGGTAGGCGGCACGCCTTCGTGACCGACCCTGACCATGTTCCCGCGCAGCATCTGCAGTCATCGGACCTGTGGTCGCGGGCGTATTTCGTGCGCCAGGCCCACAAGATCGGACCGCACACCGTGGCCGCGATCAGTGAGGTCCTGGATCGCCAGCGGATCGAGGCTCAGGGCTACCGCTCGTGCCAGAACATCCTCGCCCTGGCCCGCGGGGACAACAAGATGCTGCTCGAGCGGGCCTGCGGGCAGCTGGTCTCCGAGACCTCACGCCGGGCGATCAGCTACACCGCCGTCAAGCAGCAGCTGGCGGCCCTGAGGGCCCAGGCCGCCGCTCGACCCACCACCACGACCGCAGCGACGACGCCGGCGACCGCAACGCCTGTAGCGGTACCGCCGGATCGG